A single genomic interval of Helicoverpa armigera isolate CAAS_96S chromosome 13, ASM3070526v1, whole genome shotgun sequence harbors:
- the LOC135116595 gene encoding nose resistant to fluoxetine protein 6-like, with product MHFKLFLSLFVNVVVINLVKGTIVLPVRNEAFNKDLYEEVLDAELCDQQIQIIRNNTLISLFFADAGMRVPRGVLEGNTMDMGNYHQCIGLNQNIADTELQGKYCMIRVPLNQTFVTPWMNSETSNFNPNNLRLDSETIKSLREFYAMKNGMNALTGAADVDRLAPNNPLASLTFRLAVCVPKPCTTEQAINSFIFNMTAVGFQYDDDFCRLPDDKPWVPGDTVIIVIFSIIGLLTVVSTSYDVWHAIILKKDPKTVSVIGRCFSVYTNGRRVMNFQSSPNSIECLDGIRALAMIWVVLGHTFSSVVFWQNPLDAFTWASSWQSLWITSAPITVDTFFTLSGFLVVYTALGKFNSSK from the exons atgcattttaaattatttttaagtttatttgttaaCGTGGTAgttattaatttagtaaaagGGACGATAGTGTTGCCGGTACGAAATGAAGCGTTTAATAAAGATCTTTATGAAGAAGTGCTGGATGCAGAATTATGTGATcaacaaatacaaattattagAAATAACACTTTGATTTCCTTGTTTT TCGCGGACGCCGGCATGAGGGTCCCCAGAGGAGTTCTAGAAGGAAACACTATGGACATGGGCAACTACCATCAATGTATTGGTCTGAACCAGAATATAGCAGATACTGAATTACAAGGAAAGTACTGCATGATACGAGTACCTTTAAATCAGACTTTTGTTACGCCATGGATGAATTCTGAGACGTCGAATTTCAACCCTAATAACCTACGCTTGGACAGTGAGACGATAAAGAGTTTGAGAGAATTTTATGCTATGAAAAATGGAATGAATGCCTTGACTGGTGCTGCTGATGTTGACAG gcTAGCACCAAACAACCCGTTGGCGTCGCTTACATTCCGGCTAGCCGTCTGTGTCCCCAAGCCTTGCACAACGGAACAAGCGATCAACTCTTTCATATTCAACATGACTGCTGTAGGCTTCCAATACGATGATGACTTCTGTCGTCTACCTGATGATAAACCTTGGGTACCTGGTGATACggttattat AGTTATCTTCTCCATAATTGGACTATTAACTGTAGTAAGCACATCCTACGATGTATGGCAcgcaattattttgaaaaaag ATCCTAAGACGGTGAGCGTGATTGGCAGATGTTTCTCCGTATACACGAACGGTCGTCGCGTCATGAATTTCCAGTCAAGCCCTAACAGCATAGAGTGTTTAGATGGCATTAGAGCATTGGCTATGATATGGGTGGTCCTAGGACATACCTTTTCATCAGTAGTGTTTTGGCAAAACCCGCTAGATGCCTTTACG tgGGCGTCATCATGGCAATCATTATGGATCACATCAGCCCCAATTACAGTGGACACATTCTTCACATTGAGTGGTTTTCTAGTCGTATATACTGCTCTAGGAAAATTCAATTCAAGTAAGTAA
- the LOC110383066 gene encoding uncharacterized protein LOC110383066, with the protein MKRVHPSGASKRKKKERKSFEIKQSSQSLNLWLAGSSSNPENIEKTQTGNEDQIEPPSIQAEATVATSSGGSENKREETTTSNQNFLDLNLDHPKPSLTHFDRDSSISSDSDSEISDEESKQDTLDASKKNLGCFICPNESDHIGIKKAFMEKHPIQVHEGKGVKLPFDPSKLYYRLLPNGEKIHRKWLSYSIELNKVYCSCCMAFGGKDNRDSTFITGHDVTPKHIYKSLETHENSHYHELAAKTAFQCLKGRDIESLLAGHQSKQREREVHTRRLVVHRLIDIVLFLGRQGIAYRGDKAEGAYSLDSVENHGNFLELVMMVANYDVILQNHVKQCIEESKKHKQKTIEKRKLVGKSTKRQYGRGSLITFLSKSFINKLIKTIATIGRNIILKDLKDSIIYSVMVDSTQDVAVMDQLAICVRYVVQGKVYERLLEMTVIDDSSGQALYERITSELAKYGIQASNIVACSFDGASNMKGCYNGLQAHFKKANENMIYTHCMAHVLNLVVADSTVKFLQAENVFGLVEESAVFLSTSYKRMAVWEKETKKQHTAHDKLYRLQKIGATRWWSKHKALSSIIDESVLRSAEIATDKLTNVITVFKEISDGNFDCKSRYMARNLASQWAKFENLFISFVLLDMFLVITPVSKYLQTKTLDYAIAWDLVQTLLKQINEKRNDKHFEFLYTKTKEYATAVNSKLEDSNIDLELQLDFTERRISKKKRMPGEQSSDDAPEISAAQHFKHVFFNMLDCARISIEERFCPNREILEDLSWLNPRKFNDIMTTKDFPAGVLSCISKLCNVERSILLIELKQFADQYKSFIKVVKTQDEQIPDEESNKAEEILKDRELDSEPESEEDNFRGFCNDSKKCFKCLSCAFSVIFELSGSGLFTNLYVVYKFILTIPCTQVTCERVFSKLKIIKNRLRASLGQDLMSSLIFMNIERDLFSDIDREEIINVVASSSDELKRKLMG; encoded by the exons atgaaacgtGTGCACCCAAGTGGtgcaagtaaaagaaaaaagaaggaGAGGAAATCTttcgaaataaaacaaagttcaCAAAGTTTGAATTTATGGTTAGCTGGTTCCAGTTCCAATCcagaaaacattgaaaaaacGCAAACAG GAAACGAAGATCAAATTGAGCCTCCTTCAATCCAAGCAGAGGCTACTGTAGCTACATCGTCGGGTGGGAGTGAAAATAAGAGGGAAGAAACTACTACTAGCAATCAAAATTTTCTAGACCTAAATCTAGACCACCCCAAACCGTCGTTGACGCATTTCGACAGGGATTCGTCAATAAGCTCTGACTCTGATTCAGAAATCAGCGATGAAGAATCTAAACAAGACACGCTTGATGCTTCTAAGAAAAACCTTGGTTGTTTCATATGTCCAAATGAAAGTGATCACATTGgaataaaaaaagcttttatggAAAAACATCCAATCCAAGTTCATGAGGGAAAAGGAGTTAAACTTCCGTTTGATCCATCCAAACTCTACTATCGTCTTTTGCCGAATGGAGAAAAAATACACAGAAAATGGTTATCTTATTCCATTGAGCTCAACAAAGTATATTGTTCTTGTTGTATGGCTTTCGGAGGCAAGGATAACAGAGATTCCACATTTATTACTGGACATGATGTTACAccaaaacacatttataaatcGCTGGAAACTCATGAAAACTCCCATTATCATGAACTTGCGGCCAAGACAGCTTTTCAATGCCTAAAAGGTCGTGATATTGAGAGTCTTCTAGCGGGACACCAATCTAAACAACGGGAAAGAGAAGTTCACACAAGAAGATTAGTTGTTCATCGTTTGATTGACATAGTTTTATTTCTGGGTAGACAAGGCATTGCTTACAGAGGGGACAAAGCAGAAGGGGCCTACTCACTTGACTCTGTAGAAAATCATGGTAATTTTCTCGAACTTGTCATGATGGTTGCAAACTATGACGTCATTTTACAAAACCATGTGAAACAGTGCATTGAGGAGAGTaagaaacataaacaaaaaacaattgagaAAAGAAAACTTGTCGGAAAGTCAACCAAAAGACAGTACGGGCGAGGCTCTTTGATCACATTTTTGTCCAAATCGTTTATaaacaagttaattaaaacGATTGCTACAATTGGACGTAATATCATATTGAAAGACCTcaaagatagtattatttacagCGTGATGGTAGACTCTACCCAAGATGTGGCAGTGATGGACCAATTAGCTATATGCGTACGCTACGTTGTCCAAGGAAAGGTTTATGAAAGGCTACTAGAGATGACTGTTATTGATGACTCTAGTGGACAAGCATTGTACGAGCGAATAACATCGGAATTAGCAAAGTACGGAATTCAAGCATCAAATATAGTTGCGTGTTCATTCGACGGGGCAAGTAATATGAAAGGGTGTTACAATGGCTTACAGGCTCACTTCAAAAAGGCAaatgaaaatatgatttatactCACTGTATGGCTCACGTGTTAAACTTAGTAGTAGCTGACTCGACAGTAAAGTTTCTTCAAGCAGAAAACGTATTTGGATTGGTAGAGGAATCTGCAGTTTTTCTGAGTACATCTTACAAACGAATGGCAGTGTGGgagaaagaaacaaaaaaacaacataccGCCCACGACAAACTTTATAGACTGCAAAAAATAGGAGCCACTAGGTGGTGGAGTAAACATAAGGCTCTGTCATCGATAATTGATGAAAGTGTTTTAAGGAGCGCGGAAATTGCCACGGACAAATTAACTAACGTCATTACCGTATTCAAAGAAATATCTGATGGTAATTTTGATTGCAAATCCAGATATATGGCCAGAAATTTGGCAAGTCAATGGGCGAAATTTgaaaacctatttatttcaTTCGTTTTACTAGATATGTTTCTTGTTATAACGCCTGTTTCGAAATATTTGCAAACTAAAACATTGGACTACGCTATTGCTTGGGATTTGGTTCAAACACTACTTAAACAGATCAATGAAAAAAGAAATgacaaacattttgaatttttgtacACGAAAACAAAAGAGTATGCGACTGCTGTTAACAGTAAATTGGAAGATAGCAATATTGATTTGGAATTACAATTGGACTTTACGGAAAGAagaatttcaaagaaaaaacgaATGCCTGGGGAACAATCCAGTGATGATGCTCCTGAAATATCAGCAGCTCAACATTTCAAGCatgtatttttcaatatgttAGACTGTGCTAGAATAAGCATAGAAGAAAGATTTTGCCCCAACAGAGAAATTTTAGAGGACCTTTCTTGGTTAAATCCAAGAAAATTTAATGACATAATGACGACAAAAGACTTTCCGGCTGGAGTCCTCTCTTGTATCTCAAAACTTTGCAATGTTGAAAGAAGTATATTATTAATAGAACTTAAACAATTTGCAGATCAGTACAAAAGTTTCATAAAAGTTGTAAAAACTCAAGATGAACAGATCCCAGACGAAGAATCAAACAAAgcagaagaaattttaaaagaCCGTGAACTCGATTCGGAACCTGAATCAGAAGAAGACAATTTTCGTGGTTTCTGCAATGACAgtaaaaaatgtttcaagtgTTTGTCATGCGCCTTCTCAGTTATTTTTGAACTCTCTGGATCAGGATTGTTCACTAActtatatgtagtttataaaTTTATCCTAACGATACCCTGTACACAGGTTACATGTGAACGGGTTTTTtcgaagttaaaaataattaagaatcgTCTTAGGGCTAGTTTAGGCCAAGACCTTATGTCTAGccttatttttatgaacataGAGAGAGACTTGTTTTCTGACATCGACAGAGAAGAAATCATTAATGTCGTGGCCAGTAGTAGTGACGAACTTAAAAGAAAACTGATGGGATAG